A part of Miscanthus floridulus cultivar M001 chromosome 6, ASM1932011v1, whole genome shotgun sequence genomic DNA contains:
- the LOC136460682 gene encoding putative F-box protein At3g16210 has product MEEAPNKRNALASLTEDVIFEILCRLFARSLFYCKCVCRSYKNLISDPNNHKKLPQTMADLFYDSEDDNRNFTSVIRGVRPCSLEFLPFNIKNVAISDCCNGLILYWCLRVDGYRYVIYNPMTQKFKILPPSTHDVGHAVSEARLAFDLTASSHFHVIEYVDVNAVCVGVEIYSSQTAVWIYKEFK; this is encoded by the coding sequence atggaggaggcccccaacaagaggaatgcactggccagcctcacagaggatgtcatttttgagatcctATGCCGCCTCTTTGCCCGCTCCTTGTTCTActgcaaatgtgtctgtcgctcctacaAAAACCTCATTTCGGAccccaacaaccataagaagctgCCCCAGACTATGGCTGACTTGTTCTACGACAGTGAGGACGACAATcgaaacttcaccagcgtcaTCCGTGGTGTACGTCCCTGCTCTttggaattcttgcccttcaacattAAAAATGTAGCTATCTCAGATTGCTGCAACGGCCTCATCCTATACTGGTGCCTTAGGGttgatggataccgctatgtcatctacaatccaatgacccagaagtttaaaattctaccacctagcacccatgatgttggccatgctGTTAGTGAGGCTCGCTTGGCGTTCGATCtgacagcctcctcgcacttccatgtgattgaatatgtggatgtcaaTGCTGTGtgtgtaggtgtggagatctactcatctcaaactgcagtatggatctataaggaatttAAATAG